From Glycine max cultivar Williams 82 chromosome 11, Glycine_max_v4.0, whole genome shotgun sequence, the proteins below share one genomic window:
- the LOC100808953 gene encoding oxysterol-binding protein-related protein 2A isoform X6 — protein sequence MEEVSDEDEISYYDTRECFTEPDCKCESAGAMNQVDRCREPNTLYTDTENIHPEKMVCNYKHPQIARRKKLPDPVEKEKGVSLWSMIKDNLGKDLTRVCLPVYFNEPISSLQKCCEDLEYSYLLDQAYEYGKSGNGLLRALYVAAFAVSGYASSEGRNCKPFNPLLGETYEADYPDKGIRFFSEKVSHHPTLIACHCEGRGWKFWADTNIHSKFWGRSIQLDPVGVLTLEFSDGEIFQWSKVTTTIYNLILGKIYCDHHGNMDIRGNRTYSCRLKFKEQTILDRNPRQVHGFIEDVTGKKVATLFGKWDDSMYYMNGNVNVKPKDFTSSNASLLWKRTMPSPNLTRYNLTPFAITLNELTPGLKEKLPPTDSRLRPDQRDLENGEYERANLEKQRLEKRQRMSRKIQESGWKPRWFRREGENGTFRYVGGYWEAREHGRWDGCPNTFGEFNEDSTDPLGAS from the exons ATGGAGGAAGTGTCAGATGAAGATGAAATCTCATATTATGATACCAGAGAGTGTTTTACAGAGCCTGATTGCAAGTGTGAGTCAGCGGGAGCTATGAATCAAGTGGACAGGTGTAGGGAACCCAACACACTATACACTGATACAGAGAACATTCATCCTGAGAAAATGGTCTGTAATTATAAGCACCCTCAGATAGCAAGACGAAAAAAGCTTCCAGATCCTGTTGAGAAAGAGAAGGGTGTTAGTCTTTGGTCAATGATCAAGGACAATTTGGGAAAAGATCTAACGAGAGTTTGTCTCCCGGTATACTTTAATGAGCCGATATCATCCCTACAAAAGTGTTGTGAGGACTTGGAGTACTCTTATCTTCTGGATCAAGCTTATGAGTACGGAAAATCA GGAAACGGTCTCCTTCGGGCATTGTATGTTGCCGCATTTGCAGTTTCCGGATATGCGTCATCTGAAGGTCGTAATTGTAAACCCTTTAATCCTTTATTAGGAGAAACCTACGAAGCTGATTACCCCGACAAAGGAATTCGCTTCTTTTCCGAGAAG GTCAGTCACCATCCGACTCTCATTGCCTGCCACTGCGAAGGTAGAGGATGGAAGTTTTGGGCTGACACCAACATCCATTCAAAGTTTTGGGGAAGGTCAATTCAGCTTGACCCAGTGGGTGTTCTGACCCTAGAGTTCAGTGATGGGGAAATATTTCAGTGGAGCAAG GTCACCACCACGATCTATAATCTTATCCTTGGGAAAATATACTGTGATCATCATGGGAACATGGATATACGTGGTAATCGTACATATTCATGCAGACTCAAGTTCAAAGAGCAGACGATCCTTGATCGAAATCCTCGCCAG GTGCATGGATTTATCGAAGATGTAACAGGGAAAAAAGTTGCCACATTATTTGGCAAGTGGGATGACAGCATGTATTATATGAATGGCAATGTAAATGTCAAGCCTAAAGATTTCACTTCATCAAACGCATCCTTGTTGTGGAAAAGGACTATGCCATCTCCTAATCTCACCCGGTATAATTTGACACCATTTGCCATCACTCTGAATGAGCTTACTCCGGGACTGAAG GAGAAGCTCCCGCCCACGGATTCCAGGCTCAGACCAGATCAACGGGATCTAGAGAATGGGGAATACGAGAGGGCTAATTTGGAGAAACAAAGGTTGGAAAAGCGGCAGAGAATG TCAAGGAAAATACAAGAAAGTGGTTGGAAGCCTAGGTGGTTCCGAAGAGAAGGTGAAAATGGAACATTTCGATACGTTGGTGGGTATTGGGAAGCGAGAGAGCATGGAAGATGGGACGGATGCCCTAATACATTTGGTGAATTTAATGAAGACTCTACCGATCCGTTAGGTGCATCTTAA